A window from Primulina huaijiensis isolate GDHJ02 chromosome 13, ASM1229523v2, whole genome shotgun sequence encodes these proteins:
- the LOC140991718 gene encoding probable xyloglucan glycosyltransferase 6, whose product MSPSPNYEFQEWWNKQRTDNEQSDHHLLQNSAFLTVDIQSPTSAAAKDRSRSARQLSWIYLLKFHQITHTVGFLTNGFISIICTANRRITTASAVPRFESRFYKIIKFFLFISVCLLIFELVAYFKGWHFSPPTLESEVEDLLEYVYAKWLVTRANYLAPPLQNLVNVCIVLFLVQSVDRLVLVLGCFYIKLRGLMPVAEMDNEQDDETGSGNVDNFPMVLLQIPICNEREVYQQSIAAVCIQDWPKEKMLVQILDDSDDTDVQSLIKAEVQKWQQRGVHIIYKHRLIRTGYKAGNLKSAMNCDYVKEYEFVAIFDADFQPAPDFLKRTIPYFKGKDNLALVQTRWAFVNKDENLLTRLQNINLAFHFEVEQQVNGWFINFFGFNGTAGVWRIKALEDCGGWLERTTVEDMDIAVRAHLCGWKFVYLNDVKCLCELPESYEAYIKQQHRWHSGPMQLFRLCFVDILRSKVSFVKKANLIFLFFLLRKLILPFYSFTLFCIILPLTMFLPEAQLPFWVVCYIPGLVSILNILPSPRSFPFIVPYLLFENTMSVTKFNAMISGLFQLGSSYEWIVTKKLGRSSEADLVAIVENESTPMVDSGIPRSSSESGLPELNRLEMTKKSVKKRRNRLYKKELALSFILLTASVRSLLSAQGIHFYFLLFQGITFLIVGLDLIGEQVS is encoded by the exons ATGTCTCCTTCACCTAATTACGAGTTCCAGGAATGGTGGAACAAGCAACGTACCGACAACGAACAATCCGACCACCATTTATTGCAAAACTCCGCTTTCCTAACTGTAGACATTCAGAGCCCCACGTCAGCCGCCGCCAAGGACCGTTCCCGCAGCGCGCGGCAGCTGTCTTGGATTTATCTTCTCAAGTTCCATCAAATCACTCACACCGTTGGTTTCCTTACTAATGGATTCATATCCATCATTTGCACTGCGAATCGTCGAATCACTACGGCCTCCGCCGTCCCCAGATTCGAGTCTCGCTTTTACAagatcatcaaattcttcttgtTTATCAGTGTGTGCCTCCTTATCTTCGAGCTCGTTGCATACTTTAAGGGTTGGCATTTCAGTCCTCCTACGTTGGAGTCTGAGGTCGAAGATTTACTGGAGTATGTTTATGCCAAATGGTTGGTAACTAGGGCGAACTATTTGGCGCCACCTTTGCAGAATCTGGTGAATGTGTGCATTGTGTTGTTCTTGGTACAGTCCGTGGATCGATTGGTTTTGGTGCTGGGATGTTTTTATATCAAGCTCAGAGGGCTGATGCCGGTGGCGGAGATGGATAATGAGCAGGATGATGAAACTGGGAGCGGGAATGTGGACAATTTCCCGATGGTGCTACTGCAAATTCCTATTTGCAATGAGAGGGAG GTATACCAGCAATCTATTGCAGCTGTATGCATCCAGGATTGGCCCAAGGAGAAGATGCTCGTACAAATATTGGATGATTCAGATGATACAGATGTTCAATCGCTTATTAAGGCAGAAGTGCAGAAATGGCAACAGAGGGGTGTGCACATCATATACAAACATCGTCTTATTCGCACTGGATATAAAGCTGGGAACCTTAAATCTGCAATGAATTGTGATTATGTAAAAGAATATGAGTTTGTAGCTATCTTTGATGCGGATTTCCAGCCAGCACCAGATTTTTTGAAAAGAACTATTCCTTACTTCAAG GGAAAAGATAACCTTGCATTGGTGCAAACTAGGTGGGCTTTTGTCAACAAGGACGAGAATCTGCTTACAAGATTGCAAAACATAAATCTGGCATTCCACTTTGAGGTTGAGCAACAGGTCAATGGGTGGTTCATCAACTTTTTTGGTTTCAATGGAACTGCTGGTGTATGGAGAATCAAAGCCCTAGAAGACTGCGGTGGTTGGTTGGAGCGTACCACTGTTGAAGACATGGATATTGCTGTTCGCGCTCACCTTTGTGGTTGGAAATTTGTTTACTTGAATGATGTTAAG TGCTTATGTGAACTTCCCGAGTCTTATGAAGCTTACATAAAGCAGCAACACCGCTGGCATTCAGGACCCATGCAGTTATTTCGTCTTTGTTTTGTTGACATTCTGCGTTCCAAG GTGAGTTTCGTCAAGAAAGCAAACCTAatatttcttttcttccttCTGCGGAAGCTTATACTACCATTTTACTCATTCACACTCTTCTGCATAATTCTCCCATTGACTATGTTCCTACCCGAAGCGCAGCTGCCTTTTTGGGTTGTCTGTTACATCCCTGGACTAGTCTCCATATTGAACATCCTTCCATCCCCACGATCATTTCCATTTATCGTGCCCTATCTTCTTTTTGAAAACACAATGTCTGTTACCAAATTTAATGCAATGATATCTGGGCTCTTCCAGTTGGGAAGTTCTTATGAGTGGATTGTTACCAAGAAACTCGGTAGATCATCAGAAGCTGATTTAGTTGCCATTGTTGAAAACGAATCCACACCTATGGTGGACAGTGGGATCCCAAGGTCATCCTCCGAATCAGGTCTGCCCGAGCTTAACAGACTAGAGATGACCAAGAAATCTGTAAAAAAACGAAGAAATCGTTTGTACAAAAAGGAGCTGGCTCTTTCGTTTATTTTGTTGACTGCCTCTGTTAGAAGCTTGCTATCTGCTCAAGGAATTCACTTCTATTTCCTCTTGTTTCAAGGAATCACTTTCCTTATCGTAGGTCTCGATTTGATTGGAGAACAGGTGagttaa